One region of Parerythrobacter jejuensis genomic DNA includes:
- a CDS encoding tyrosine-protein phosphatase, translating to MANERVLPLEQVHNFRDYGGYATRDGGTVRRNLLFRSGHHAEATTDDLSAIDALALAHVVDLRGNGERESHPVRLPGGFAGELLHFDGETAGLGAHLGALDGAMTAEDAHSAMEKLYSTLPKRENLIWILKRYFTALAKGEGASLVHCHAGKDRTGMAVDLLHHALGVHPDDAMEDFLLTNKAGDQDARIAQSAPTIRARYGAVDDETVRVVMGVDARYLHAARKALVDAHGSVDAFLHDVLGVDEEGRKALRLHLVEM from the coding sequence ATGGCAAACGAACGCGTCCTTCCGCTCGAGCAAGTTCACAATTTCCGCGATTATGGCGGCTACGCCACGCGTGACGGAGGGACTGTGCGGCGCAACCTGCTGTTCCGCTCCGGCCATCATGCGGAAGCAACCACGGACGATTTGTCCGCAATTGATGCCTTGGCATTGGCGCATGTCGTCGACCTTCGCGGCAATGGGGAACGCGAAAGCCACCCGGTCCGGCTGCCGGGAGGTTTTGCAGGCGAGCTACTCCATTTCGATGGTGAGACGGCCGGGCTTGGGGCGCATCTGGGCGCCTTGGACGGCGCGATGACGGCGGAAGACGCGCATTCAGCGATGGAGAAGCTCTATTCTACCCTGCCAAAGCGCGAAAACCTGATCTGGATCTTGAAGCGCTATTTTACGGCGCTTGCCAAAGGGGAGGGGGCGAGCTTGGTTCATTGCCATGCGGGTAAGGATCGCACCGGTATGGCCGTCGACTTGCTCCACCATGCCCTGGGAGTGCATCCCGATGACGCGATGGAAGATTTCTTGCTGACCAATAAGGCCGGCGATCAGGATGCGCGCATAGCCCAAAGTGCGCCGACCATTCGCGCGCGCTACGGCGCGGTGGATGATGAGACCGTGCGGGTCGTCATGGGAGTGGATGCCCGCTACCTGCATGCCGCGCGTAAAGCACTGGTCGATGCGCATGGATCGGTCGACGCTTTCCTGCACGACGTGCTTGGCGTTGACGAAGAAGGCCGCAAGGCCCTGCGCTTGCATCTGGTGGAAATGTAA
- the trxB gene encoding thioredoxin-disulfide reductase, producing the protein MATHRTKMLIIGSGPAGYSAAIYGARAMMEPIVVQGLQPGGQLTITTDVENYPGFRDVVQGPWLMEEMQAQAEHVGTRMMWDTIVEVDIENGSPFRAIGDSGDEYIGDVLVIATGAQAKWLGVPGEQELGGKGVSACATCDGFFYRGKKVAVIGGGNTAVEEALYLTNHSDDVTLIHRRDELRSEKILQERLFKSDKISTLWNKTVESFEAGDDGSLSHLVLIDTQTGERSTLEVDGAFVAIGHAPATELFKGKLPMDETGYLLVEPGTPKTSIPGVFAAGDVMDHTYRQAVTAAGVGCMAALDAERFLATLEETREVEAAE; encoded by the coding sequence ATGGCTACGCATCGCACCAAAATGCTCATCATCGGCTCCGGCCCGGCGGGATACTCCGCCGCCATCTACGGTGCGCGCGCCATGATGGAACCGATTGTAGTACAGGGTCTTCAGCCTGGCGGTCAGCTTACCATCACCACCGATGTCGAGAATTACCCCGGTTTTCGCGATGTGGTTCAGGGGCCCTGGTTGATGGAAGAGATGCAGGCCCAGGCCGAACATGTCGGAACCCGCATGATGTGGGATACGATCGTGGAAGTCGATATCGAGAATGGCTCCCCTTTCCGCGCGATTGGCGATAGCGGCGACGAGTATATTGGCGATGTACTGGTGATTGCGACCGGTGCACAGGCGAAGTGGCTCGGCGTTCCTGGCGAGCAGGAGCTTGGTGGCAAGGGTGTCAGCGCCTGTGCGACGTGCGACGGGTTCTTTTATCGCGGCAAGAAGGTGGCCGTGATCGGCGGGGGCAACACCGCTGTCGAAGAGGCGCTCTATCTCACCAACCATTCTGACGATGTGACGTTGATCCACCGTCGTGACGAGCTGCGTTCGGAGAAGATCCTGCAAGAGAGGCTCTTCAAATCCGACAAGATCAGCACCTTGTGGAACAAGACCGTCGAGAGTTTCGAGGCGGGGGATGATGGGTCATTGAGCCATCTTGTCCTCATAGACACCCAGACGGGCGAGAGATCGACGCTGGAAGTCGATGGCGCATTCGTGGCGATTGGCCATGCCCCGGCGACCGAGTTGTTCAAGGGCAAGTTGCCGATGGACGAGACGGGCTATTTGCTGGTTGAGCCGGGCACGCCCAAGACTTCCATACCGGGTGTATTCGCGGCCGGTGATGTGATGGATCACACCTACCGTCAGGCGGTAACGGCTGCGGGTGTCGGTTGCATGGCCGCTCTCGATGCCGAACGCTTCCTCGCAACGCTAGAGGAGACGCGGGAAGTGGAGGCGGCGGAGTAA
- a CDS encoding MAPEG family protein produces MIGMNILQPVVALAIWTMVMWAWMYATRIPAMNKAPDIQEPAKLVGTTGAGLREKLPDNVNWKADNYNHLHEQPTVFYAVAIVLAITGQGDGINALLGWMYMGLRVIHSLVQVTANKVLVRFILFALSSLILIALIFHATITVFDIHM; encoded by the coding sequence ATGATCGGCATGAATATCCTTCAGCCAGTGGTCGCCCTGGCGATCTGGACCATGGTGATGTGGGCGTGGATGTATGCCACCCGCATTCCCGCCATGAACAAAGCTCCCGACATCCAGGAGCCCGCCAAACTCGTCGGGACAACCGGTGCCGGCTTGCGCGAAAAACTGCCGGACAATGTCAATTGGAAGGCAGACAATTACAATCATCTGCACGAGCAACCGACCGTGTTCTACGCCGTAGCAATCGTGCTCGCGATAACGGGCCAGGGCGACGGCATCAACGCGCTGCTAGGCTGGATGTATATGGGCCTTAGGGTAATCCACTCGCTGGTCCAGGTAACCGCTAACAAGGTTCTGGTGCGCTTTATCCTGTTCGCATTGTCGAGCCTGATCCTGATTGCGCTGATCTTTCACGCAACCATCACGGTCTTCGACATTCACATGTAA
- a CDS encoding MAPEG family protein, giving the protein MQAQMLAPAAVLVVWSLIMLFWTAGTRFPAMAKSGADLKDAKPGGRGQDLEGVIPDKVNWKAHNYAHLMEQPTIFYPTVVILAIMGAGALDVTLAWVYVGLRIVHSIWQAMVNVVSVRFLIFVLSTLSLVVLAVRAVMATLFHDPGVLV; this is encoded by the coding sequence ATGCAGGCTCAAATGCTCGCGCCAGCCGCCGTTTTGGTCGTCTGGTCACTGATCATGCTGTTCTGGACAGCCGGGACACGATTTCCGGCCATGGCCAAGTCCGGTGCTGATCTCAAGGACGCCAAACCCGGCGGTCGCGGCCAGGATCTGGAGGGGGTCATCCCCGACAAGGTAAACTGGAAGGCACACAATTACGCCCACTTGATGGAACAGCCGACCATCTTCTACCCTACCGTGGTAATCCTTGCGATCATGGGTGCCGGCGCGCTCGATGTGACGCTGGCCTGGGTCTATGTCGGCCTACGTATTGTCCATTCGATCTGGCAGGCAATGGTCAACGTTGTGTCTGTCCGCTTCCTGATCTTCGTTTTGTCCACTCTATCCCTCGTGGTGCTCGCAGTACGCGCGGTGATGGCAACCCTGTTTCATGATCCCGGAGTTCTCGTATGA
- a CDS encoding threonine ammonia-lyase, translated as MTGADTMPTRDGVIEAAESIATFLPPTPLLPVEIDGTACWVKAENLQPIGAFKIRGGWNRLRVLDDAQRARGVVAVSSGNHAQGVAWAARRLGIAATIVMPRDAPKVKLEATKALGAEIVLYDRPGEDRDAVAAAIIAEKGGTLVHAFGDKWVIEGQGSAGIEITNQLGRQPSRVIACCGGGGLAAGLSLACPDARIVPVEPVGWDMVGQAIAAGEIVPVGEHPPATICDALQPTATKPINLSVLGGRSEPGVTVTDDEVRAAQRFAFSRLQLVVEPGGAAALAAALAGKVELDADTVIMITGGNTDAVAFAQTIAAA; from the coding sequence ATGACCGGCGCCGATACGATGCCGACGCGTGATGGTGTGATCGAGGCAGCAGAATCAATCGCCACGTTCCTGCCCCCTACCCCGCTGCTGCCTGTCGAAATCGACGGAACGGCGTGTTGGGTGAAGGCCGAAAACCTGCAGCCTATTGGCGCGTTCAAGATCCGTGGCGGGTGGAACCGGTTGCGCGTGCTTGACGACGCACAACGGGCGCGAGGCGTGGTCGCAGTCTCGAGCGGCAACCACGCGCAGGGTGTGGCATGGGCCGCTCGCCGGTTGGGGATTGCAGCGACCATTGTGATGCCGCGCGATGCACCCAAGGTGAAGCTGGAGGCGACCAAAGCGCTGGGAGCCGAGATCGTCCTTTATGACCGGCCGGGCGAAGATCGCGATGCGGTCGCCGCCGCGATCATCGCCGAGAAAGGCGGCACGCTGGTCCATGCCTTTGGCGACAAGTGGGTCATCGAAGGACAGGGCAGCGCAGGGATCGAGATCACGAACCAGCTTGGTCGGCAACCGTCCCGCGTGATCGCCTGTTGCGGTGGGGGTGGCCTCGCCGCCGGACTCTCTCTTGCCTGCCCCGATGCCCGGATTGTCCCGGTGGAACCCGTCGGCTGGGATATGGTCGGCCAGGCCATTGCCGCTGGAGAGATCGTGCCGGTCGGCGAACACCCGCCTGCGACGATCTGCGACGCGCTGCAACCTACGGCGACCAAGCCGATCAACTTGTCTGTCTTAGGCGGTCGCTCGGAACCAGGAGTCACAGTGACCGACGATGAAGTGCGCGCAGCCCAGCGCTTCGCCTTTTCCCGATTGCAACTGGTGGTGGAACCCGGAGGTGCCGCCGCACTTGCCGCAGCCCTGGCGGGCAAGGTCGAGCTTGATGCAGATACCGTTATCATGATCACCGGAGGCAATACCGACGCAGTTGCCTTCGCGCAGACGATCGCAGCGGCATAG
- a CDS encoding saccharopine dehydrogenase family protein gives MSTVLVIGAGGVSSVCVHKMAFNADIFTSIHLASRTKSKCDAIAASVKERAGQDVSTYEIDAEEVPAMVNLIRKVQPSLVVNLALPYQDLPIMDACLEAGVHYLDTANYEPKDEAKFEYKWQWAYHDRFKEAGLMALLGSGFDPGVTSVFTMWFKKHKLKTIRQLDILDCNGGDHGQAFATNFNPEINIREVTAPARHWENGEWVETPAMQVMTEFDFDAVGPKNAYMMYHEELESLTKFNPEIERARFWMTFGDEYIKHLTVLQNVGMTGIDPIKYQGREIIPLQFLAAVLPKPETLGETTTGNTNIGCIATGEALDGSGEKTFYINNICSHEAAFEETGNQGVSYTTGVPAMIGSAMMLSGTWIGDGVFNMEEFDPDPFMDMLNQHGLPWQVKELDGPVEF, from the coding sequence ATGTCTACAGTCCTCGTGATCGGAGCCGGTGGCGTCAGCTCGGTCTGCGTCCACAAAATGGCGTTCAATGCCGATATCTTCACCAGCATCCATCTGGCCAGCCGCACCAAGAGCAAATGCGATGCCATCGCCGCCAGTGTTAAGGAGCGCGCCGGGCAGGATGTCAGCACCTACGAGATCGATGCTGAAGAAGTTCCGGCGATGGTGAATTTGATCCGCAAGGTGCAGCCCAGCCTCGTCGTCAATCTCGCATTGCCGTATCAGGACCTGCCAATCATGGATGCGTGCCTGGAGGCTGGTGTGCACTATCTCGACACCGCCAATTACGAGCCCAAGGACGAGGCGAAGTTCGAATACAAATGGCAATGGGCCTATCACGACCGCTTCAAGGAAGCGGGACTGATGGCTCTGCTCGGCAGCGGCTTCGATCCAGGCGTGACCAGCGTTTTCACGATGTGGTTCAAGAAGCACAAGCTGAAGACTATCCGCCAACTCGATATCCTCGACTGCAATGGCGGCGATCACGGGCAGGCCTTTGCCACGAATTTCAACCCGGAAATCAATATCCGCGAAGTCACCGCGCCGGCCCGGCATTGGGAAAACGGGGAGTGGGTAGAAACGCCAGCGATGCAGGTGATGACCGAGTTCGATTTTGACGCGGTCGGGCCGAAGAACGCCTACATGATGTATCACGAGGAGCTGGAGAGCCTGACCAAGTTCAATCCGGAGATAGAGCGCGCGCGTTTCTGGATGACCTTTGGAGACGAGTATATCAAGCACCTCACCGTGCTGCAGAATGTCGGCATGACAGGGATTGATCCGATCAAGTACCAGGGTCGGGAGATCATCCCGCTGCAATTCCTCGCCGCTGTCTTGCCCAAGCCGGAGACCCTGGGCGAGACCACCACCGGCAACACCAATATTGGCTGCATTGCGACCGGCGAGGCGCTCGATGGATCAGGTGAGAAGACCTTCTACATCAACAATATTTGCAGCCATGAAGCAGCCTTCGAAGAGACCGGTAATCAGGGTGTCAGCTATACGACCGGCGTCCCCGCCATGATCGGCAGTGCCATGATGCTGAGCGGAACCTGGATTGGTGACGGCGTGTTCAACATGGAAGAGTTCGACCCCGATCCGTTTATGGACATGCTGAACCAGCACGGCCTGCCGTGGCAGGTGAAGGAGCTGGACGGACCGGTGGAGTTCTAA
- a CDS encoding serine hydrolase yields the protein MVLSVLTKWFSLTALAFGFAVTLSANQGLGSIEDFVEREMPNSGVPGLAYGIVTNGNAIVARARGVSNVDTGTVVTEDTPFLTGSVSKSFTALAIMQLMEAEKIELDAPVSDYLPVFAERPAGGVTIRQLLSHTSGFSTFQGNASHKDRTDDGDILAYQAAQIAQEEPAYSPGTRWEYSNHNYKVLGRVIEVVSGQDFATYIESRIMEPAEMRDSFVSDGTINGDMATGHRPWFGTKKAMTFNPSGPGSAPQGGIVASAADLARYLQLMMNEKDDILSAAGKQAMMQPASELSPYYGFGWFLDEEKGTVFHSGSSPGFEALATMKPAEKKAAIVLVNAGSGTGFGETIQLRNGITARALGLAYHGETSRTWQKALFISLALLPIIYLLSMVWAYRYRAALRAKTGPFGLFSLWFPLVTTVAAAIFILVAVPRIFGASLATIGLFQPDVGLLLIATATMGVLWAVFRLILAYFGKAAPEQV from the coding sequence ATGGTACTTTCGGTTTTGACCAAATGGTTTTCGCTAACTGCGCTCGCTTTCGGCTTCGCCGTTACTCTGTCGGCAAATCAGGGTTTGGGCTCCATCGAAGATTTCGTTGAGCGCGAAATGCCGAATTCCGGGGTTCCGGGCCTGGCCTATGGAATTGTCACAAATGGAAACGCCATTGTCGCGCGAGCGCGCGGCGTATCGAATGTGGACACAGGAACAGTCGTAACCGAAGACACCCCGTTCCTCACGGGTTCCGTTTCGAAAAGCTTCACTGCACTGGCCATCATGCAGTTGATGGAAGCCGAGAAGATCGAGCTTGATGCGCCCGTGTCCGACTATCTCCCGGTCTTTGCCGAGCGCCCCGCAGGTGGCGTAACAATTCGCCAATTGCTTAGTCACACAAGCGGCTTTTCAACCTTTCAGGGCAACGCATCCCACAAAGATCGTACCGATGATGGGGATATCCTCGCGTATCAAGCCGCCCAGATTGCACAGGAGGAGCCCGCCTACTCCCCCGGTACCCGGTGGGAATACTCGAACCACAATTACAAGGTGCTGGGCCGCGTTATCGAGGTGGTTAGCGGACAAGACTTTGCCACCTACATAGAATCGCGCATCATGGAGCCTGCGGAAATGCGCGACAGTTTCGTCTCGGACGGAACAATCAACGGCGACATGGCCACCGGTCACAGGCCCTGGTTTGGCACAAAGAAGGCAATGACCTTCAACCCCTCGGGTCCAGGCTCGGCCCCGCAGGGTGGCATTGTGGCAAGCGCGGCTGATCTGGCCCGCTATCTGCAATTGATGATGAACGAGAAGGACGACATCCTGAGCGCTGCCGGCAAACAAGCGATGATGCAACCTGCGAGCGAGCTGTCACCATACTACGGCTTCGGATGGTTTCTGGACGAGGAGAAAGGAACCGTCTTTCATTCCGGGTCATCTCCCGGCTTTGAAGCCCTGGCTACGATGAAACCGGCAGAGAAAAAGGCTGCCATAGTCCTGGTAAACGCCGGAAGTGGAACCGGCTTTGGCGAAACAATCCAGCTCCGCAATGGCATCACGGCCAGAGCACTCGGCCTCGCGTACCATGGCGAAACCAGTAGGACATGGCAGAAAGCGCTTTTCATCAGCTTGGCATTGCTGCCCATCATCTATCTGTTGAGCATGGTCTGGGCCTATCGCTACAGAGCAGCCCTCCGTGCGAAAACGGGTCCTTTCGGCCTGTTCAGCCTGTGGTTTCCGCTCGTCACAACTGTGGCTGCGGCTATCTTCATTCTTGTCGCGGTGCCAAGGATATTTGGCGCATCATTGGCAACTATAGGACTGTTCCAACCTGATGTTGGTCTGCTCCTTATAGCCACCGCGACCATGGGTGTTTTGTGGGCTGTCTTCCGGCTGATCTTGGCATATTTTGGTAAGGCTGCGCCGGAGCAGGTTTAG
- a CDS encoding carboxynorspermidine decarboxylase: METKAGDPGAFAQFDLSRVDSPAFVVDAAKLRANLQILAEIRDVADIKMLAALKAFSMHAVAPMIGEYLDGTCTSGLWEARLASEFYDGEISTYCAAYKPEDLEEVCRLSDHVIFNSPQQKERARLILDQARLTGGDFDIGLRINPQVPTGEVPRYDPSSPGSRLGFPIDQLEPEMMEGVDGIHFHNLCEQGFEPLAQTWDKVFDAIEPWFGQLKWINMGGGHHITRADYAREELVEFLRDAKEDTGAEIYLEPGEAVALDAGILVGTILDSGFNEVPFAITDVSATCHMPDVIEAPYRPAMLGEEAGGEGAPVRLGGPSCLAGDVIGDYSLPVPNQAGQRVAFLDQAHYSMVKTNTFNGVPLPSIYLWDSETDQLELVKEFGYEDFRNRLS; the protein is encoded by the coding sequence ATGGAAACCAAGGCTGGCGATCCCGGTGCATTCGCCCAATTCGACCTTTCGCGTGTCGACAGCCCTGCCTTCGTCGTCGATGCGGCGAAATTGCGGGCGAACCTGCAGATCCTCGCTGAAATTCGCGATGTGGCGGATATCAAGATGCTGGCTGCGCTCAAGGCGTTCTCGATGCATGCGGTGGCCCCGATGATCGGGGAGTATCTCGATGGCACCTGCACCAGCGGCTTGTGGGAGGCGCGGCTGGCGAGCGAGTTTTATGATGGCGAGATCAGCACCTATTGCGCGGCGTACAAGCCCGAGGACCTGGAAGAAGTCTGTCGCCTGTCAGACCATGTCATATTCAATTCGCCGCAGCAGAAAGAGCGGGCGCGGTTGATCCTTGATCAAGCGCGACTGACCGGCGGCGACTTCGATATTGGATTGCGGATCAATCCGCAGGTCCCGACGGGGGAAGTGCCGCGTTATGATCCTTCCTCCCCCGGCTCGCGGCTCGGCTTTCCGATCGACCAGCTTGAGCCGGAGATGATGGAAGGCGTGGACGGGATCCACTTCCATAATCTGTGCGAGCAGGGCTTCGAGCCGTTGGCGCAGACATGGGACAAGGTGTTCGATGCGATCGAGCCATGGTTCGGACAGCTCAAATGGATCAATATGGGCGGCGGGCACCACATTACGCGAGCCGACTATGCGCGCGAGGAACTGGTGGAATTCCTGCGTGACGCGAAAGAGGATACCGGCGCCGAGATTTACCTCGAGCCGGGCGAGGCTGTGGCGCTGGATGCAGGAATACTGGTCGGGACCATTCTCGACAGCGGTTTCAACGAAGTGCCTTTCGCGATCACCGATGTCTCTGCCACGTGCCATATGCCCGATGTTATCGAAGCTCCGTATCGGCCGGCGATGCTGGGCGAAGAAGCGGGTGGGGAGGGCGCTCCCGTGCGCCTTGGTGGCCCGTCATGCCTCGCAGGGGACGTGATTGGCGATTACAGCCTGCCGGTGCCCAACCAGGCCGGGCAGCGTGTCGCCTTCCTCGACCAGGCGCATTATTCGATGGTGAAGACCAACACATTCAACGGTGTGCCGCTGCCGAGCATCTATCTGTGGGATAGCGAAACCGACCAGCTCGAGCTGGTCAAAGAGTTCGGCTACGAGGATTTCCGCAACCGGTTGAGCTAG
- a CDS encoding DUF3137 domain-containing protein, giving the protein MALGVKRIVEIPDIDRLMAGSLGQFLEEQRHARVEATAQAWARGWKAAMVLGPLLLIAIILVPVELFPKLWVSGFIVTFAFGWATGPIRAAKKRVKIGINEGIADALGMTYSHDGKEGREFDLAKQFRLVPRHQRAELEDFWSGELEGLPFLLHEAHLCQKKGSGKNRRWVTVFRGAIIRIASGRRFHGITLVQRAGKHKSWLGFGDRKDSVKFEGHQLDTVDMVHPEFDDLFEVWSDDQTEARFLVDPLYVERLLKLEAAFDGQDICSLFVEGDIVVAVRGGNMFEGGTMNPASDRFMVEKCAEQFASMGRLAKSINRTYGFGD; this is encoded by the coding sequence GTGGCACTGGGGGTCAAGCGCATAGTCGAGATACCCGATATCGACCGGCTGATGGCCGGATCTCTGGGGCAATTCCTGGAAGAACAGCGCCATGCGCGTGTTGAGGCGACTGCGCAGGCGTGGGCCCGGGGCTGGAAGGCCGCAATGGTACTCGGCCCGCTCTTGTTGATCGCAATCATACTGGTGCCTGTCGAGCTGTTCCCCAAATTGTGGGTCTCAGGGTTCATCGTCACCTTCGCATTTGGCTGGGCGACGGGGCCGATCCGCGCGGCCAAGAAGCGGGTCAAAATCGGCATCAACGAAGGTATCGCCGACGCGCTGGGTATGACTTACAGCCATGATGGCAAAGAAGGTCGCGAGTTCGACTTGGCGAAACAGTTCAGGCTGGTCCCACGCCACCAGCGCGCCGAACTGGAAGATTTCTGGAGCGGAGAACTGGAGGGGCTGCCATTCCTGCTCCACGAAGCGCATCTGTGCCAGAAGAAGGGCTCGGGCAAGAACCGCCGCTGGGTTACGGTTTTCCGCGGCGCCATCATCCGGATTGCATCGGGGCGTCGCTTCCACGGCATCACGCTGGTGCAACGTGCGGGCAAACATAAGAGCTGGCTCGGCTTTGGCGATCGCAAAGACAGCGTGAAATTCGAGGGGCACCAACTCGACACGGTCGACATGGTCCACCCTGAATTTGACGATCTGTTCGAAGTCTGGAGCGACGACCAGACCGAAGCCCGCTTCCTCGTCGATCCACTCTATGTCGAACGCTTGCTCAAGCTGGAGGCCGCATTTGACGGGCAGGATATCTGCTCGCTTTTCGTAGAGGGCGATATCGTGGTTGCGGTCCGTGGCGGCAACATGTTCGAAGGGGGTACTATGAACCCGGCAAGCGACCGCTTCATGGTCGAAAAATGCGCCGAGCAATTCGCCTCGATGGGACGACTGGCGAAATCGATCAACCGCACCTACGGATTTGGCGACTAG
- a CDS encoding LemA family protein: MRSNTQTNEGELAMEWVIVIGVVVVLAIFVIGIYNRLVGLRQNVRQGVADIDAQLRQRHDLIPNLVETVKGYASHETDTLEQVTEARNRAASGQVSSSDEAQLKIALDRLLALSENYPDLKANVNFQELQRELANTEDKLAAARRALNAAVSRFNTARESFPAILFAGALGFQEADFHRLDDSEKGTVDQVPQVSF; the protein is encoded by the coding sequence TTGCGTTCCAATACCCAGACTAACGAAGGGGAGTTGGCGATGGAATGGGTGATCGTGATTGGCGTGGTGGTTGTCCTCGCGATTTTCGTGATCGGTATCTACAATCGCCTGGTCGGCTTGCGGCAGAATGTCCGGCAAGGGGTGGCGGATATCGACGCCCAGTTGCGCCAACGCCATGATCTGATCCCCAATCTGGTCGAGACGGTGAAGGGCTATGCGTCGCACGAGACGGACACTCTGGAACAGGTGACCGAAGCGCGCAATCGCGCGGCTTCGGGGCAAGTCAGCTCTTCGGATGAGGCGCAGCTGAAGATCGCGCTCGATCGCCTGTTGGCGCTGAGCGAGAATTATCCGGACCTGAAGGCCAATGTGAACTTCCAGGAGCTGCAACGCGAACTGGCAAATACCGAAGACAAACTGGCTGCCGCCCGACGTGCGCTGAATGCCGCAGTGTCGCGGTTCAATACCGCGCGGGAGAGTTTCCCGGCGATCCTGTTTGCCGGTGCTCTCGGTTTTCAGGAAGCCGATTTTCATCGCCTCGATGACAGCGAGAAGGGCACGGTGGACCAGGTTCCCCAAGTGTCATTCTGA